The Alteromonas mediterranea DE genome contains the following window.
TTAGCTCCTGTTAGAGTTGTAGCGATAGGGATACCCCCCCGGGAATTCACAATTTGAATCGCAGCCAATCCAACACTGCTCGATGCGGCGGTTATCAGTACTGCATCGCCTTTTTGCACGTTAGCAATTTCGACCAAAGCGCCATAAGCTGTCAGGTACTGCATCCAAGCTGCTGCGCCTTCAGCAAAGGTTAGCCCTGCTGGTTTGAGTGCCACATATTCACTTGGTACGACAATCTCTTCTGCGTAGCAGCCGTTCTGAGAAAGCCCCATCTGAGGGACAATACAAACCTCGTCCCCAAGGCGTAAATGATTTACCTCTTCCCCGACTTCAATGACTATCCCGGATGCTTCATAGCCGATTCGCGAAGGGAAGTCAGCCTTTTCTATATAGCTGCCTCGCCTAAACATGGCATCAGCACGATTGAGCCCAACAACTTTGACCGCAATACGTACATCAGTGGCCTGCAAACTTGGACTCGCCAGCGAGTCAATAGTTAATACCTCGGGGCCACCTAATTCATGGAAACGAACAGTTCGAATTAGTTTTCTTGGGCTCATATGCATCCTCAACAATGACTTTTTAAGCAATTACATCAATAACGACTTTACCCATGGACCCCAACTCTACGGCATTATGTGCATCCATTGCCGTGTCTAGGGAAAAGCGTAACGGATCGAGTAGTGGCTTAATTTGTCCAGCTTCAACAAGAGCCGTAATTTGCCGCAAAATGT
Protein-coding sequences here:
- a CDS encoding zinc-dependent alcohol dehydrogenase family protein: MSPRKLIRTVRFHELGGPEVLTIDSLASPSLQATDVRIAVKVVGLNRADAMFRRGSYIEKADFPSRIGYEASGIVIEVGEEVNHLRLGDEVCIVPQMGLSQNGCYAEEIVVPSEYVALKPAGLTFAEGAAAWMQYLTAYGALVEIANVQKGDAVLITAASSSVGLAAIQIVNSRGGIPIATTLTGAKKAAVLKAGAAHVIATQEEPLLDSLRSILGENNLKIAFDAVGGPQIAEIAEAMSPEGTIIVHGALSPEITPFPLKIALRKSLIVRGYVFTEVIKDIERFRRAKQFILSGLSEGTLKPVIDRSFKFEEIVAAHHYLESNQQIGKIVVELD